The sequence TTTACGTTTACCACGCATCTTAGCTGCAATTTTAGTTGGTTCAGCCTTATCGGTCGCGGGTACTGTATATCAAGGCATTTTCCGTAATCCCCTTGTTTCACCAGACATTTTAGGCGTATCAAATGGTGCTTGTGTGGGGGCAGCTGTCGCCATTTTGCTTGGCTCGAGCATGCTTGGGATTCAAACTTTTGCATTTTTCGGTGGATTAATTGCCGTATTGCTTACCATGAATCTCCCCCGCTTAATTCAACGAGATTCAACAATAGTCTTAGTGCTTTCAGGCATTATCGTATCGGGTTTTATGATGGCGACATTAGGTTTAATCAAATACCTTGCCGATCCTGAAACTGAACTTGCAGATATTGTATATTGGCAATTAGGCAGTCTCACCAAATCCAGCTACAACAATCTTCTTTTACTCTCACCAATCATCTTAATTACCACTGGCATCTTATTGGCTATGCGTTGGCGTATTAATGTGTTGTCATTAGGCGATCGAGAAGCCAAATTAATTGGCGCAAATATTCGTTTAGAACGCGGCGTAATGGTCTGTTCCGCGACCTTATTGACAGCTTCGGCAGCCTGTCTAAGCGGAACAATAGGTTGGCTAGGTTTAGTGATTCCTCATTTAGCCCGTCTATTTATAGGCGATAATAATGTCAAAAGTTTACCGCTCTCTGCGCTAATTGGTGCAATTTTCTTGCTGCTTGTGGATACATTGGCACGCAATCTTTACATTCAAGAAATTCCGCTCGGTATTATCACGGGTTTTATCGGTGCCCCATTCTTTGCATGGGTATTAATTAAGCAAAAGGTGGTGGACTAATGTTGCAAGTAAAGAATCTTTATTATTGGCACAATGTAGAAAATTCACTGCTAAATGGTGTGGATTTAACACTTAAGCAAGGGGAATTACTCACGATTTTGGGCGCTAATGGCCGTGGAAAATCAACCTTATTGAACTGTTTAGCGGGTTTACTGGCACCAAAGAGCGGTCAAATTTTATTACAAAATGAAAATCTAGCGTCTCTTTCATCAAAACAAATCGCACAAAAGATAGCTTATGTCTCACAACAAAGCCCGCAAACTTATCAATATAAAGTTCGGGATTATGTTGTGCTAGGTCGAGCAGCACATTTAGGAATGTTTGATAAACCAAGTGAGACCGATTTTGAATTGGTCGATCAAGCTTTGGATAAACTGGGAATTAGTCATTTTGCAGAAAAGATTTATATGCAGATGAGCGGTGGTGAAAAACAGTTAGTTAATCTTGCTCGGATTTTAGTACAACAGCCTCCGCTTATTCTATTTGATGAACCAACTTCAGCCTTAGATTACGGTAACGTATTTAAAACCTTGAGTTTAATAAAAGAGCTTTCTTTACAAGGTTTTACTATTGTGATGACAACTCACAATCCAGATCATCCCATGTTGTTACATAGCAGTTTACCAAATAGCCGAGTAGCAATTTTAAATGAGCACGGCCGATTACAAACAGGTTTCGCCCCTGAAATTATTACTCAAGAAAATTTAACCGCACTTTATCATACGGATCTCCGATTGCTTGAAGTGCCAGAATTACAACGTCAAATTTGTGCTATCACTCATCTATAAGGAGTTAATTATGTTGAAAAACCTTAAAAAAGGCGCAGTTGCCTTAGCTTTCATTTCTTGTTTCAGTTTTTCTGCCCAAGGAAAAATGATTGAAGATGTAAAAGGCAATCAAATTGAAATCCCAAACCATGTAGAACGTATTGCCGATTTATGGCATGCCAACAACCAAATCGTCTTATTAGTTGGCGGTGCAGATAAATTAGTGGCAACAACCACTGTTATTCAAAAAAATCCGTGGTTTAGTGAAGTTTATCCAAACATTAAAAAGTGCCTGCACTCACTAATGGTCAAACGATCCAAATGGAAGAATTATTACAACGTAATCCGCAAGTGACTTTACTTTCCAATGACAACATGTTGACTGAACTAAAACAAGCAGGATTAACTGGGGTGAAAGTGAGCTTCCAAGATTTTGAAGGCTTGAAAAAAACAGTTCTAATCACTGCTGAAGTGATTGGAGATAACGCGCCCAATATAGCTAAGGAATACATCAAAGAGTTAGAAAACAACATTTCATTAGTTGAAGCAAGAACAAAATCAATCCAAGAAAAAGACAAACCAACTGTATTGCATATTGCTGATGGAAAAAATTTACTCAAAATTGATGGTGGAAAATCCATTATTGGTGATTGGATTAATAAAGCTGGGGGTAAAAATGCATTTCCAGAACAAGCAAATCTTGTCGAAATTAGTCAGGAAGAAGTGGTAAAAATTAATCCTGAAGTGATTATTATCGGCGGAACCAATGCACCAGAAGGAGTAGAAAAAATTAAACGAGATCCAAGTTGGCAATCTGTAAGTGCGGTAAAAAATAGCCGTGTTTTTGTTAATCCAACTGGTACTTTCCCTTGGGATCGCTATAGCGCTGAAGAAGCTTTACAAGTTTTATGGGCAGCAAAATTATTCCATCCAGCACAATTTAAAGATGTTGATATGGTATCTAAAGCCAAATCTTTTTATAAAAAATACTATCACTATGATTTAAGCACAGAAAATGCACAACAAATGCTAAAAGGATTGCCTCCGTTGAAGTAATATTAAGTTTTTCTTGTATTTTCTGTAAAAATAGATAGAATGTGCGCTCTTTTAAACCCTAACTAACAAGGAAATGTTATGAAAATTAGTGCAAGAAACCAATTAAAAGGTAAAGTTGTTTCAATCGAAAACGGTTCAGTAAATGCGATCGTTCACATCGATATCGGTGGCGGTAACGTGCTTTCTTCTACTGTTTCTTTAGCAGCAGTTAAAGAATTAAACTTAGAAGTTGGTAAAGAAGCGTACGCAATCATCAAAGCAACTTCTGTAATGGTTGGCGTAGAATAATTTCTTCCATAAAAACAGAATTGAATATAACCGCACTTTTAAAGTGCGGTTTTTTTATGCCTTATTTTTCCAATCAACACATTTTTAGATAAAAAATAACGGCAATCGCTTAAACGATCACCGTTAAATTGAACTCACTGTTTAAATAGTAAATTATATTGGTTATTTTCGAGAAGTATTACTCTTCATTCAATAACTTTAATTCTCGACTTCTTACTTGATTTTTCAAGATTTCCGCAAATTCTTCCACAGTAAATGTACCTAAATCAGCACCTTTACGGGTACGTACTGCCACTTTGCCTTCTGCGATTTCTTTATCACCGCAAACAAGCATATAAGGCACACGGCGTAAAGTATGTTCACGAATTTTGAAACCCACTTTTTCGTTACGTAAATCGGTTTTCACGCGTAAACCTACATCAGAAAGCTGTTTCGCGACTTTTTGTACGTAGTCGGCTTGGCTATCGGTGATATTCATTACAACTGCTTGGGTTGGCGCTAACCATGCAGGGAAGAAACCAGCATATTCTTCAGTAATGATACCAATGAAACGCTCAATTGAGCCTAAAATCGCACGATGAATCATTACAGGGGTTTTACGGCTATTGTCTTCTGCTACATAAGTTGCATCTAAACGACCTGGTAACGCGAAGTCTAATTGAACAGTACCACATTGCCATTCACGACCTAAACAATCGCGTAGTGCAAACTCAATTTTTGGACCATAGAATGCGCCTTCGCCTTCTTGGATTTCATATTCCAAGCCGTTATGTGCTAATGCAGCTGCAAGACCTGATTCCGCACGATCCCACATTTCATCTGAACCGATACGATTTTCAGGACGAGTAGAAAGTTTTACTGCAATATTAGTGAAACCAAAGGTGCTATAAATGTCGTACACCATTTTGATACAGCTAGTTACTTCGCTCTCAATTTGATCTTCAGTACAGAAAATGTGTGCATCATCTTGAGTAAAGCCTCGAACACGCATTAAACCGTGTAAAGAACCCGATGGCTCATTACGATGGCAAGAACCAAATTCCGCCATACGGATTGGTAAATCGCGGTAAGATTTTAAACCTTGATTAAAAATTTGAACGTGTCCTGGACAGTTCATTGGTTTAATTGCATATTCACGGTTTTCAGATTGAGTTGTGAACATTAAATCTGCGTAATTTTGCCAGTGACCTGTTTTTTCCCACAATACACGATCCATCATAAAAGGACCTTTTACTTCTTGATAATCGTATTGTTTTAATTTAGTACGCACGAAAGTTTCAAGCTCACGGAAAATTGTCCAGCCATCATTGTGCCAGAACACCATACCTGGTGCTTCTTCTTGCATATGATATAAATCTAATGCTTTACCAATTTTGCGGTGATCACGTTTTGCCGCTTCTTCTAAGCGTGTTAAGTATTCAGCAAGTTGTTTTTTATCCGCCCAAGCCGTACCATAGATACGTTGTAACATTTTGTTTTTGCTGTCGCCACGCCAGTATGCACCAGCGACTTTTTGTAATTTGAAATGCTGACAGAAACGCATATTTGGCACGTGTGGACCGCGACACATATCAATATATTCTAAATGATGATATAACGCAGGCGTTGCAGTACGTTCAATGTTTTCATCTAAAATTGCCATTTTGTATGGCTCGCCGCGTTTTTCAAAGGTATCACGCGCTTCTTGCCAAGTAACACGTTTTTTCACGACGTCATAATTGGTTTTTGCCAATTCCAACATACGTTTTTCGATGGCATCTAAATCTTCTTGCGTTAAAGAGCGGTCTAAATCAATGTCATAGTAGAAACCATTTTCAATAGTTGGACCGATTGCCATTTTTACATCTGGGAATAATTGTTTAATGGCATGACCAAACAAGTGTGCACATGAGTGGCGAATAATTTCTAAACCATCTTCATCTTTAGCGGTAATGATTTCAAGCGTTGCATCTTGGTCGATAATATCGCATGCATCACGACGCTCACCATTTACACGGCCTGCGATAGTAGCTTTAGCAAGACCCGCACCAATATTTTGTGCGACTTCAAGAACAGAAACAGGATGATCGAATTGACGTTGGGAACCGTCAGGTAAAGTAATAATTGGCATTGTTTTTTCCTTATACAGTGGTCACCCATACGAAAGGTGACGTGTTCGTTTAAAATTCTATAAAAATTAACCGCACTTTTGCCCTACTTGGCTTCATTCCTACCATTGAACGAGCGAAATTAGGCAAAAAATGCGTGGCAGATTCTATCACTTTCTTAAGGTATTGTTAAATAAATGCACATATTTTACAGAAAGGAAATAATGTTTTTCTAGCTAGGGGCTTTATATCCTAAAAATAAAGGCTAGAATAACCGCACTTTTAAATACCCAGTTAAGGAATAAAAATGAGCAACGTATTAGTATTAAAATCTAGCATTTCAGGAAATAACGCCCAGACCAATCAATTAGCCGATTATGTTATCGAAAAATTACAAGGTAATCACATTGTGGTACGCGATCTAGCCCAACAACCACTTCCATATTTTGATGCCACAGCAGCAACTGCCGTGCGTGGTGAACCTAAAAATGATGAAGAAAAACAACTTCTTGCACATTCCGATGAATTAGTCTCCGAATTAAAAAATGCAGATACTTTGGTTATTGGTGCACCAATGTATAATCTTGGCATCCCAACACAATTAAAAACTTATTTTGATTTTATCGCTCGCCCACGTGTCACTTTCCAATATACGGCAAATGGGCCTGAAGGGTTATTAAAAGGTAAAAAAGCGATTGTGTTATGTGCATTTGGTGGGTTATATGATGAAGAAAATCTAGTGACACAGTATATGAAGTCAATTTTAGGTTTTATCGGTATCACAGATGTGCAATTTGTTTATGCGCAAGGCATTGGATTCGGACCAGAAGCGATTGAAAAAGCCCAAGTATCTGCAAAAAATAAAATTAATGAACTTTTAGCAGCCCTTTAATCCTCAGATAACCTACAAAACATAAGAAGATTTATTACAAAAAAAGTGCGGTGATTTACCGCACTTTTCTTCTTATTTTTTCCGTTCAACCCATTTTCCATTGGTGAAATCAACAATCCATTTCGTCGCTTTTCCATCTTTTTCAGAAGTCACATATTGTTTCTTCTCTTTACGACTAAAACGAACAATCGCTTCATTCCCTTCTGGGTCTTTTTGTGGTGCATCCGCTAAATAAGCTAATTTTTCAGGCAAACGCTCGCGATATTGCACAAGTTCAGCGATTTTAACAGGGCGTGTTTCGCGGGATTTCGGGAAATTATGTGCTGACATAAATACACCACTCGCACCGTCACGCAATACAAAATATGCATCAGATTTTTCGCATTTTAGCTCTGGGAAATGTACAGGCTCTTCTTTCGGTGGAGCGACTTCGCCATTTTTCAAAATTTTGCGCGTGTTATCGCAATTTGTACATCCCATATACTTGCCGAAACGACCAAGTTTTAAATGCATATCCGCACCACATTTATCACACTCAACAACTGGGCCATCATAACCTTTAATTTTGAATGAGCCTTCTTCAATTAAATATCCATCACAATTTGGATTATTACCGCAAATATGGATTTTACGATGGGCATCGATTACATAGCTGTCCATTGCCGTTCCACATTTTGTACAACGTTTACGATCCATTAATGCTTTGGTTTCTGAAGATTCATCTAAAACATTCAATAATTCCGCTTCAGGAATTAAATTAATCGTCGTTTTACACCGCTCTTTTGGCGGCAATGCATAACCTGTACATCCTAAAAATACCCCTGTACTCGCCGTACGAATGGCCATATTTCTGCCACAGGTTGGGCATTTAATATCGGTTTCCACAAGGCTATTTGGGCGCATACCGCCTTCAAGTTCATCCAATTCAGCTTTAGAAAGCTGGTTAGAAAAATCCTTGAAGAATTGATTCAATTCAGTTTTCCAATTCACTGAACCAGAGGCAATTTTATCTAAAGTATCTTCCATATTCGCGGTGAAATCGTAATTCATTAATTCACCAAAAGACTCATTGAGGCGATCAGTGACAATTTCGCCCATCTTTTCTGCATAGAAACGACGATTTTCAGTGCGAACATAACCACGTTCTTGAATGGTGGAAATAATTGCCGCATAAGTGGAAGGTCGACCAATACCACGTTTTTCCAATTCTTTTACTAAAGCCGCTTCAGTAAAACGAGCGGGTGGTTTAGTAAAATGTTGAGTGGGCTGTACTTCTTTTAAAGCAAGTTTTTCTGAAACAGCAACTAAAGGCAATTCTTGATCTTCAGGATTCTTGCCTATCTGTGGCAATACCTTTGTCCAACCATCAAAACGTAAAATTCGGCCTTTTGCTTTCAAAGTATAATCGCCAGCTGACACAGTCAATGTACTGCTATCATATTGTGCAGGCGGCATTTGACATGCTAAGAATTGACGCCAAATTAAATCATAAAGACGTACCGCATCTTTTTCCATCCCCTCTAAAGATTCTGGCAATGCTCGAATGTCTGATGGACGAATAGCCTCATGCGCCTCTTGCGCATTTTCTTTACTAGAATAGAAATTTGGTTTTTCTGGTAAATATTGTGCACCAAAATGATTTTCAATATAGCTACGTGCCATATTCAGCGCATCTTGACTCAAATTGGTTGAATCCGTACGCATATAAGTAATGTAACCCGCTTCATATAAGCGTTGAGCTAACATCATTGTTTTTTTAACGCCAAATCCCAAGCGAGTACTTGCAGTTTGTTGAAGTGTTGACGTAATAAATGGTGCTCGAGGGCGAGAACTTGTCGGCTTAGTTTCCAAATCTGTGACAACGTAATCTGAAACATTCAGAAAATCTACCGTACTTTGTGCTTCTTTTTGATTTTTTGGATCAAATTTCTTGTCTTTATAATCCGTTACGTCCAAACGTATAGCTTGTTTATTTTGATTATTCGTAAGGACGGAAACTTCCCAATATTCTTCAGGCTGGAACGCTTTAATTTCACGCTCGCGTTCTACTAATAATTTAACCGCAACCGATTGAACTCGACCCGCAGAAAGCCCTCGTGCGACTTTTTTCCAAAGTAGCGGAGATACCATAAAGCCCACTACTCTATCTAAAAAACGACGAGTTTGTTGCGCATTAACGCGGTCCATATTTAATTGTTCTGGCTTTTCAAAAGCCTGTTTAATGGCATTTTTAGTGATTTCGTTAAATACTACTCGGCTAAAGCGCTCATCATCGCCACCAATCACTTCACGTAAATGCCATGCAATCGCTTCCCCTTCTCTATCCAAGTCGGTTGCGAGATAAATGTGATCTGCTTTTTTAGCAAGCGATTTTAATTCGGAAACCACTTTTTCTTTACCAGGCAAAATCTGATAATTTGCTTTCCAATCGTGATAAGGATCAATCCCCATACGTTTAACTAAGGCATTACGTTCCTTTTCAGCCTTAATTTTTGCTTTTTCTTCGGCATCCATACCTTTGGTTGAAATTGGTTTAGCTTTTTCACCCGAACTAGAACCAACCGTCGGCAAATCACGAATATGTCCAACACTAGATTTCACCACATATTGGCTACCTAAATATTTATTGATAGTCTTTGCTTTTGCCGGTGACTCCACAATCACCAAGGATTTACTCATTTGATTACCTAATATCACTAGTATTTTGTAAAATTGGCGGTATAGTGCAAAGTTATGTAGGCAAAATCAAGTACTTTTTGAAAAAAGAGTTATAAATGGATAAACTCAACGCGATTTCTATTTTTTGCAAAGTGATTGAAACCCAAAGTTTTACATTGGCTGCAAAGCAACAAAATATTTCTGTGGCGATGGCAAGCAAATTAGTTTCACAGTTAGAAGAACATTTAAAAACACGATTGTTACAACGTACCACCAGAAAAATTATGCCTACTGAGGCGGGGATGATGTATTACCAACGCTGCCAAGGAATTTTGCTTGATTTAGATGAAGCTGATTCTAGCATCACCCACCTTACCAGCTCATTACAAGGAAATTTACTTATTTCTGTTCCTCGTGATTTTGGTTTACTTTTCATCGTACCGAATTTACCTCTATTTATTGCCAAGCATCCTAATCTACATGTTGAAATTGAGTTTAATGACAAAAAAATTGACCTTGTGGCAGAAGGCTATGATCTTGCATTACGTATCGGCCATATGGCGGACAGTTCTCTTGTATCACGCAAAATCAGCACAAATACGCTACACTTTGTGGCATCACCAAGTTATCTTGAAGCAAATGGTATTCCACAAACGCCTGATGATTTAGAACATCACAATGGCTTACTTTATAAAAATGTAATGAATCAAGTGAATTGGGTTGGCTCACGCATAAATCAAACACAGCGCTTCAAAATCCAATCCAAAGTGGTAAGCAATAGTGGTTTAGCCTTATTAGAAATGGCAAAAGCAGGACTAGGTATTGTGAATTTACCGAGATTTATTATTGGTCAATCTCTCGAAAAAGGGGAACTGATTGAAATATTACCAGAATATAAACAACAAAAATTAGAAATTCATGTGGTCTATCCAAACAGAAGACATTTACCAATAAAAGTGCGGGCATTTATTGAATTTTTATCTGGTTTAGGCTTGTGTTCAGAAATTTTGGAAAATCCTGAAGATAGTCACTAAATACCATAAAAAAATACCGCACTTAGGCAACCCTAAGTGCGGTTATTTTTATGCGTGTTTTTATAATGCTTTTAAGATGTCTTCAACACGATCTTTTGCATCACCAAAGAGCATTTGCGTATTCTCTTTGAAGAATAATGGGTTTTGTACGCCAGCGTAACCCACTGCCATTGAACGTTTGAACACAATCACATTTTGTGCTTTCCATACTTCTAACACAGGCATTCCCGCGATTGGGCTATTTGGATCTTCCATCGCAGCTGGGTTTACCGTATCGTTCGCACCGATAACCAATACCACATCGGTATCAGCGAAATCGTCGTTGATTTCATCCATTTCAAGTACGACATCGTAAGGTACTTTCGCTTCTGCTAAAAGCACGTTCATGTGGCCAGGTAAACGTCCTGCAACAGGGTGAATACCAAAACGAACGTTCACACCACGTTCACGCAATTTTGCCGTAATATCAGCGACTGGATATTGTGCTTGTGCAACAGCCATACCATATCCCGGAGTGATAATGACAGAACTTGCATTTTTCAACAATTCAGCCACTTCTTCTGCCGTAGTTTCACGGTGTTCGCCTTGTTCTTCGCTTGAAGAAACTTGAACATCGTTACCAAAACCACCCGCAATTACGCTCACAAATGAACGGTTCATTGCTTTACACATGATGTAAGAAAGAATTGCACCAGAAGAACCGACAAGTGCGCCAGTTACGATGAGCAAATCATTATTCAACATAAAACCTGCTGCCGCCGCTGCCCAGCCTGAATAGGAGTTAAGCATTGATACCACAACTGGCATATCTGCTCCACCGATTGAAGCCACTAAGTGCCATCCAAATGCAAGCGCAATCGCTGTCATTAATAACACAGGGAAAATGCTTTCTGGATTATTCAAGAATGCAACCATTAATAATGCAGATACCACAAGTGCAGCTAAATTTAATTTATGACGATGCGGCAACATTAATGCTTTTGAATTAATTTTTCCGCTTAATTTACCAAATGCAACAACAGAACCAGTGAAAGTTACCGCACCGATAAAAATACCTAAAAATACTTCGACATTATGAATATTCGTTAATACTGCTTGCTCTGCTACAAATGCGGCTTGTGCTGCTGCATCTAATCCTTCTGGCATTAATGCCTCATGGTGTAAACCATAGCTATTAAAGCCAACAAGTACAGCCGCTAAACCGACGAAACTGTGAAGAATCGCCACAAGTTCTGGCATTTCAGTCATTTCTACTTTTAATGCACGTTGAACACCGATTGCACCACCGATGATCATCGCAATAATGATCCAAAATGTTCCTTCAGAATGAGGCCCAAAAATGGTTGCGATAAGGGCAATTGTCATACCAACAATACCGAACCAACAACCCGCTTTAGCAGTTTCATGTTTAGAAAGTCCTGCCAAGCTCATAATGAAAAGTAATGCTGCTAAAATATACGCAGCCTGTACTAAACCTTCAGACATCGTGCGCTCCTTAACCTTTTCTAAACATTGCTAACATACGTTGTGTGACACGGAAACCACCAAAAATATTGATGCTTGCCACCAAAATCGCCACAAAAGCTAACGCATCGATAAATAGATTGCCTGTTGGCTGACGAATTTGTAATAACGCGCCTACAATAATAATGCCTGAAATTGCATTTGTTACTGCCATTAATGGTGTGTGAAGTGCATGGCTAACATTCCAAACCACGTAATAACCCACCACACAAGCTAAAACAAATACGGTGAAATGTGATAAAAATACAGCGGGCGCAACAGAAGCTAACCAAAGGAATAACACACCAACACCAGTCATCACACCGTATTTCACACGAGGATCTGTTGGTTTAGATTCTTTTTTCTCTACTACTGGTGCAGCTTTGGTTTCTTGTTTTGGTTGTGCAGACACTTGAATTTGTGCTGGTGGAATTTCTTCCCCATCACGAACAACGGTTACACCACGAAGCACCACATCTTCAAAATCAATATTGATATTGCCATCTTTCTCTTTGCACAAAAGTTTTAATAAATTGACTAAGTTTGTGCCATAAAGTTGAGAAGATTGCGTTGGTAAACGGCTTGGGAAATCCGTATAACCAATCACTTTCACTTGGTTTTCAGTTGTAACAACTTTCCCTGCTTGCGTATATTCACAGTTACCGCCAGTTGCAGCGGCTAAATCCACAATCACCGAACCTGGTTTCATTGAATCCACCATTTCTTTGGTGATTAAACGAGGCGCTGGTTTACCCGGAATGGCTGCCGTAGTAATAATAATATCGACTTCTTTAGCTTGTTCTGCATAAAGCTCCATTGCACGACGGTTAAATTCTTCCGACATCACTTTCGCATAACCATCACCACTGCCACCTTCTTCTTTAAAATCAATTTCTAAGAAGCTTGCACCCATACTTTGAACTTGCTCTTTCACTTCAGGACGAGAGTCAAAAGCACGAACAATCGCCCCAAGGCTATTTGCCGCACCAATTGCCGCCAAACCAGCCACACCAGCACCAATCACCAACACTTTTGCTGGTGGAACTTTACCTGCTGCAGTAATTTGCCCAGTAAAGAAGCTACCGAATTCATGTGCAGCTTCAATGACAGCACGATAACCAGAAATATTCGCCATAGAAGAAAGTGCATCCAATGCTTGCGCACGAGAAATACGAGGCACCGCATCCATTGCTAACACATTAATTTTCTTCGCGGTGAGTTTTTTCATTAACTCAGGATTTTGCATACGCCAAATAAAGCTCACAAGCGTTGCGCCTTCCTTCATTTGAGCGATTTCTTCATCTGTCGGGGCATTTACTTTGAAGATAATATCCGATTGCCAAATTTCAGCCGACGTACCGATCTTCGCGCCTGCCTCTAAAAATGCTTGATCTTCAAAACTAGCTTTAAAACCTGCATCGTGTTCCACGATCACGTCAAAGCCCAATTTCAATATTTGCTGAACCGTTTTCGGCGTTGCCGCCACACGGCTCTCATTCTCAAGCAGTTCTCTAGGTACACCAATTAACATACTGTTTCCCTCTGATTGATGATTGGGTTGATGAGATTAATGAACAAACCTTCGCCTATTCATCGTTAAAATGACAAAAAGTCAAACGGATACAACTGTATCATTGATTGAATGAAAATAGGTAACGTTTTTAAGTGGTTTTACAAGATATTGTGATAGGGATCACGAAAAATCTCATATAAAAACACCTCAAATTAGGTGTCCATATTTTGGGGTGCAGATCACTTTGTGCCTCAGTATTTTAAATCATAGCCTGTTTAAATATCAAACAAACTACAAACTTCTAAGAACTTAACACTAGAAATTAAACACTTTCTATTCTATATACCTCTCAGTTTTTTAGATATAAGCATTGCTAATACTATTAATGGTGACATCCTAGAAAA comes from Haemophilus haemolyticus and encodes:
- the pntB gene encoding Re/Si-specific NAD(P)(+) transhydrogenase subunit beta; translation: MSEGLVQAAYILAALLFIMSLAGLSKHETAKAGCWFGIVGMTIALIATIFGPHSEGTFWIIIAMIIGGAIGVQRALKVEMTEMPELVAILHSFVGLAAVLVGFNSYGLHHEALMPEGLDAAAQAAFVAEQAVLTNIHNVEVFLGIFIGAVTFTGSVVAFGKLSGKINSKALMLPHRHKLNLAALVVSALLMVAFLNNPESIFPVLLMTAIALAFGWHLVASIGGADMPVVVSMLNSYSGWAAAAAGFMLNNDLLIVTGALVGSSGAILSYIMCKAMNRSFVSVIAGGFGNDVQVSSSEEQGEHRETTAEEVAELLKNASSVIITPGYGMAVAQAQYPVADITAKLRERGVNVRFGIHPVAGRLPGHMNVLLAEAKVPYDVVLEMDEINDDFADTDVVLVIGANDTVNPAAMEDPNSPIAGMPVLEVWKAQNVIVFKRSMAVGYAGVQNPLFFKENTQMLFGDAKDRVEDILKAL
- the pntA gene encoding Re/Si-specific NAD(P)(+) transhydrogenase subunit alpha; this translates as MLIGVPRELLENESRVAATPKTVQQILKLGFDVIVEHDAGFKASFEDQAFLEAGAKIGTSAEIWQSDIIFKVNAPTDEEIAQMKEGATLVSFIWRMQNPELMKKLTAKKINVLAMDAVPRISRAQALDALSSMANISGYRAVIEAAHEFGSFFTGQITAAGKVPPAKVLVIGAGVAGLAAIGAANSLGAIVRAFDSRPEVKEQVQSMGASFLEIDFKEEGGSGDGYAKVMSEEFNRRAMELYAEQAKEVDIIITTAAIPGKPAPRLITKEMVDSMKPGSVIVDLAAATGGNCEYTQAGKVVTTENQVKVIGYTDFPSRLPTQSSQLYGTNLVNLLKLLCKEKDGNINIDFEDVVLRGVTVVRDGEEIPPAQIQVSAQPKQETKAAPVVEKKESKPTDPRVKYGVMTGVGVLFLWLASVAPAVFLSHFTVFVLACVVGYYVVWNVSHALHTPLMAVTNAISGIIIVGALLQIRQPTGNLFIDALAFVAILVASINIFGGFRVTQRMLAMFRKG